Part of the Oncorhynchus masou masou isolate Uvic2021 chromosome 18, UVic_Omas_1.1, whole genome shotgun sequence genome, tgggggatgTTGGGTAATGTAATTTTATGTGCATGAGCACAAAACACCACATCTGTAATTTTACTCCTGTCTGAATCTGCCATGGCAGTAATTTTTACATGGCAGGAGTATATCAATTCCAGCCAGAAATACCATAGTTTTTTGGCGAACTCCAATATCCTCTGATAATACTAGTCCTGTGTGAATTGCCATCTCTGTGTTTTGAGAGAAATGTCTGAGTTTGACATGTGATGCTCGCCGTTTAAGCAAGAAAACAATAACTACTTTGATAAATTGAACAAAGTGCTGCGCATAGCCAATATATGAATGGCCTACATGTAGCAACTTTCACAGTGAATACTTTTGTTCATATCTTTTGTGCAAATTAATTTAATATTGTGAAATGTATCAATAAAACATATTGTGCCGATTGAATCTAACCACCTAGTGGTTAGACCATTGGACTAATAacggaaaggttgcaagatcaaatccccgagctgacaaggtaaaaacctgtcgttctgcccctgaacaaggcacttaacccactgttctcaaGTGCACCATTTATCTTACATCTGAAGAATGCGGACATTTAGGACATGAAATATCCTAATGATTATGATCACACTTCCTCAATTCAAATATTATGGTGACACTATACCAACGATAGTTTGGTATGATTTAGAAACTTGGGAAACAAACTCTGTATGTAGCAAACCTGAACGCACCACTGAAGTATTTTACAGCCGCTAACCTCATGTGCAGACCATGGTACTCGTCCTCCTATTGTGCTTAGTAAAATAGGTGTCAACTCGTAATTTCTTTAAGTCGACTACAAAATGCCCCATTTACAATTTATTTAATTGAAATCTGGGCTAGTCTATGACTATGAAGTTTAGCCATAGAGTCCAGGAACTACTAAACcatatacaaaaaaaaaatctaatgatCAATATCCTAAAAAGTTAAATTAATTTGGGTTGGTGAAACCACCTCTAATCAAATCATGCTATGTCAGTGGTGTGTTAGGTGTATAGCGTCGATCTAGTGCAGACGAAGGAAATCCTCTTTGCGAAAACTTTCATTAACAAAACACTTTATTGCAGCACAGTTTGTCATAATTACAAACAGTACCAGCTaaatgtttggacacagctactcatttattttttcctattttctacattgcagaataatagtgaagacatcaacactatgacatAACATTacgaatcatgtagtaaccaaaagtggtaaacaaatccaaatatatttcagattcttcaaagtagccaccctttgccttgatgaaatctttgcacactcttggcattctctcaaccagcttcatgaggtagtcatctggaatgcatttcaattaacaggtgtgccttgttaaatgttcatttgtgtcatttctttccttcttgatgtgtttgaggcaatcagttgtgttgtgacgtgacaaggtaggggtggtatacagaagacagccctatttggaaaaagaccaagtccatataatggcaagaacagctcaaattagcaaagagaaatgacagtccatcattactttaagacatgaaggtcagtgatctgaaaaatttcaagaactttgaaagtttcttcaagtgcagatgaaactggctctcatgagaaccgccacaggaatggaagacccagagttacctctgctgcagaggataagttcattagagttaccagcctcagaaattgcagcccaaataaatgcttcagagttcacacatctcaacatcaactgtgtgAATCCAGCCTTCATggccaaattgctgcaaagaaaccactactaaaggacaccaataagaagagacttgcttgggccaagaaaccagcaaggctaccaaagcattctacagcgatacaccatcccatctggtttgcgcttagtgggactataatttgtttttcaacaggacaatgacccaaacacactttgaccaagaaggagagtgatggggtgctacatcagatgacatagcctccacaatcacccaacctcaacccaactgagatggtttgggatgagttggactgcagcatgaaggaaaagcagccaagaagtgctcagcatatgttggaactccttcaagactgttggaaaagcattccatgtgaagctggttgcaaagctgtcatcaaggcaaaggatggctactttgaagaacctaaaatatattttgatgtgttcaacacttttttggttactacatgattccatgtgtgtatttcatagttttgatgtcttcactgttattctacaatgtagaacaaaactatttaaaaaatcaactaaaaccctggaatgagtaggtgtgtccaaacttttgactggtagccTATATAAACTACTGCTCTTTTGAGTGAGGGAAAGAAGACAGACGTTTGGAGCAAACATTTAGGAGTAAAACATTAAGAAACATTTTCACAGACTGATTCCACATTTAGTGATATAGAAGGTTGATGGACCTCAGCTATCTCTCACAATGGGCCAATACGACAGAGAAAATGATCTTATATACATTATCAGACTAAATATATATTAAAACCATGCCACGCTGTATCCCTTGCTACTTTCTCCCCAAAGGTTGTCAAATGTCGACAGATTCTGCATTTAAAAAAAGGTCCAATGCAGTCGTTTTTTTTTCTcaatatcaaattatttctgggtaacaattaagtaccttactgtgattttaattgaaaacaatggtaaaaaagaaacaaaaatagcttcttggCAAAAAgctatttctcaagcaataatttcaTTAGGACTGTCTCGGAGTGGTACCTAATTGGAGAAGCTTAATGGGAGGGATATGTAACCTGAAAACTAGCTGCTATTGGCAGAAGTTTGGAACTctctgttattggtctattaacaccGCCCGGTAATGTCGCCAGGATGGCCAAAACTCCACCCATGCAAAATTACCTGAAATTTCAGGAGTTTTTTTCAAACAACGCTTACACTAAAAGggtattatcatcattttcacaatttcacagaatTATTCCAACCTCGGTGTGGAAAAATAGATAAAGATAAGAAAATCACATTTATAACTGCACTAGCCCTTTAAGAGGTGAGTTTCAACTTGAAGAGGACAGTCTGAGGTGTGGTGACATCCGCCACTGCTAGTTCCTGTCCCTCGGACAATCCCAGTTCtgcaacaacacaacattacatttACAAGATGGCCGAAATAAACACATAGCTTTATATGATCTACCACACACGCAATGCACGCATCTTACCTTTCAAGGTTTTGCAAAGGTTTGGTCTAGTTCTTTCTTCAATTGAAGCTATAGTCTGTAAATACAGTGTCTTATTTTTCCCATCCAGGGTTGCTGTGATGGCTGGGGATTTCATTTGTCTGGAAATCAATAACTTTTTAAAGTTAACAATGACAACGTCACATTTACACTTCAGTAACCATAAAAAACAGCCTCTTCTGTGTGAAGACATGGCAGACATCAATATCAGTCGATCTGGTTACTAGGAGATGTACTCACAGGGAGGCGTTCTCTGTCAAGTACTCCAGGACCTCCTGTAGCTTGGCAGAGGGTGGGAACTGTAGATCCTGGGGCACCTGGCTACAAGCTGAGCAGTTCTCCTGTCAGACCAAACAAGAGCATGAAGGCACAAGTAGCCTGAAACCACGCCATACTGTTATAGCCTTGTGTGTCAATAGCACCGTCAGTTACATTAATACAGTTCTCCTAAATAAAATGGCCAAATATATATCCATTAAGGACATTCATCTGGTTATATCAAAAACATGACTAACCTTTCGCTCTGCCTCAAAGGTGTAGGTGTACAGTCCGTCCACAATATTAAATACCAGATAATTATTCAGTGGAATATAAGTGCTGCAAAGTCAGAGAAAGGTAATATGAATGATACCTAGTATGGAATTTACCTACTCTCCAGTGAGTCCATCATGTGAAAAAGGGATGAGTCATAGTACTAACCTTGAAGCCATTTTAAAAACTTCAGTGGAGCAGGCAGCTGCAAAGCAACACAAACGGTGAAATATGTTACACTTTACTTCAGGATTCTTCAAGATAAAACCCAATGACAgtgttggaggaaattatagttgaaatgattaattatgtatacattattattagaaccattaagttttaatactattatgttatggtatgaaatgtatggATTTCATGGTTAAACCCGGACCgaaaatgtaggtaaaacaaattaattgtctgtaccttgctggtttaagggagaaggagggcctcttttagacagattggaatgtttgctttatgagaggagtaggagacaatctccagacctgaagacactgcgctattgtgtggatcagagagagtgtgagaaactgatgacgtcatttttatcttccctttaaaatgtaatgttctttgtattttaggttagtactctcttgaattaaacgctgttacctgacttttaagactagtctcgatctatttcatgcaaaaatgataaacttacaacttattatgaaatagatagtgtgtgaatttggttttggctacaaaacatataggaatttagaattcctctaacaGACAGTCATTAAGGGTTTCCTACCAGCTATTACAGCATTAGTTGACGCCACAGCAGGGATGATCCTTTTCACGACACCTGAGGCAAAACCATGTCAAAATAAATCTTTAACTCCACTGTTCAGATTTCAGCAACCAATACTTGTAAGCGGGGGAGTTGGTGTCAATACAACTTCAattagaaaatattttaaaattcTAATTGAAAATAGAATTGATAGCAAATTGTTTGTCCTAAACAGAATGTATGGCTGAAAGCTGGTAAAACATGAGTTTTATCATCTCCAGGACAGGGTGTTACAGTATGGTTCTCCTCACCTTGTGTGAGTCTGTATGTGACTCCTGTGATGCTGTAGTCAACAGCTCTCTCCTGGGCCCTCTGGAACACACAATGGATGTGCTCAGGGTTATCCCCATCCAAACCAACACCATCTGAGGGACAGACAAGAGCCGGACTGTCATTAGCTGCCATTATCTGTTATAAATGGGTATTATGTTGATCTTTATGATAGTGTTATGAAGGAATTATGACCACCAAATGGCACATTGTGCAATACCAGTTTGGGGAGGGGTGggtgggagaggttgagggtagctgaaggctcggactaaaaacaaacaaaaatataactaatgtaaaacaTACTGTCCAGCAAATGTACATAGCATCTATAAGCTGTATTGTTGTCCATTAATTTACTCTAATTAGGGGAGGGTGGCAGGTTTACGGGAAAATAACAAtataacaaatatatatttaGTTTACTCCAATGAGGTAGGGttatagatatatacacacacacacacacacacacacacacacacacacacaaaagtcacttagaaatgttcttgtttttgaaagaaaagcaaatttttgttgtccatttaaataacattaaattgatcagaaatacagtgtagacattgttaatgttgtgaatgactattgtagctggaaacggctgtttttttaatggaatatctacataggcgtacagaggcccattataagcttcattaaatagtaccctcaaaacaccagtctcaacatcaacagtgaagagaagactccgggatgctggccttctaggcagagttcctctgtccagtgtctgttttcttttgcccatcttaattttTTATTGAACAGTCTGAAATATGGCTTTTTTTTtgcaactctgccgagaaggccagaGCTATGAGTATGGTGTTCTGGACCCCAGTTCCATCATCCCCCTCATTGACGGTGGGACGGAGGGTTTCAAAGGCAATGCTCGGGTCATTCTGCCTGGCATGACTGCATGCATCGACTGCACCCTGGAGCTCTACCCACCACAGGTGCTCCAAGTTCTCTCAGACCTGCCAATTTTTTTGTGTACTACTTCAGTAGCCCACTTCTATGTTAAGTTGGACAGTGATTTGTGTTCTGCAGCCATTTTGTGTTATCAGTGACGCAAAATTAACTTGTGTGTTAAATTGTATGTGTGTTGTATAGCCTAATTTGATGTATTCTTTTGGTCCATAGATTAATTTCCCCATGTGCACCATTGCGTCTATGCCGTGGTTGCCAGAGCACTGCGTTGAATATGTCAGAATGCTACAGTGGCCCAAAGACAAGCCTTTTGGAGGTACAACCATGAATAACACTACTCTATTCATTGTCACATCACCTCTTGATTGCAATCAAAAAGGTCAGAAAATAATTAtgctgtatcacctgttataatACCTCCATTACACTATCATAAAGATTGTCATAGTCATAATACCTCCACAGCTGATATAATAGGTAGTCAAATCTTTTTTCTTTTTGACCCTTTTAtcaccccaatttcgtggtatccaattggtagttacagtcttgtctcatcgctgcaactcccgtatgaactcgggagaggcgaagactgagagccgtgcgtcctccgaaacacaacccagcctcttgacacaatgcccagttaacccggaagccagccgcaccaatgtgttggaggaaacaccatacacctggtgattgtgtcagcgtgcactgcacacgacccgccacaggagtcgctactgcgcgatgagacaaggacatccctgccggccaaacactcccctaacccggacgatgctgggccaattgtgctccgccttatgggtctcccggtcatggcTGGCTGCGAAGTCATGGCCCGGCTGGACTCGATCCCAGAATctgtagtggcacagctagcactgcgaagCATAGCATACTGTATACAGAATTGTTACAtattaaaacaaaaaaatataaatcatATTTGTACAGCCTTTGCTGCTATGCATAATATGCTGCGACCCTAATCAAAAAAGTACTTAACTCTAAATAACAAAAACGTAGCAATAAATTGTAACATTTAAACTTATAacatgtttttcattttttttgtactGCATGGAGTACATGAACATACACATGTATTGTAGTCAGTAGCCAACCTAGCCTACTGCGATTATTGTGGATAGTCACGGCTATATAATCGTTTGTTTAAAAAGTTGGCATGCTTTGCAAGAAAAATGATTTCCCTAATtatcctgtttacatggacacatctgaaaatCAGGCTACTGAAGGAACTTTCGATAAATACAGAAATCCGCAAATAAAAAGTAACGTTCTACCACAGTGACAATGTTATTTTTGCGAAAACTTCTTGATTCTGATTTTGAACATATACCTTTTGTATGTAAAAAACTATTACGTTTTTCTGAGCTCACTTCACTCGTGCATAAGATTGAGCTGGCACATGCGCAAATCAAATACTACGCTGGAACGCCGATTATGCCGTTTACATGTTTTAGTAATTAGAAAGATTGCTTAGAAAACCAGGTGTTAATCGGGATATGCTTACTTTGATTATGACTTTACACTGATTAAGGCAAGTAGAGTTAGGTGTTTACTAATGCCATACTCTGCCTTCTGCCAGAAGGCAAATTACTAGTGTACATGTAAACGTACTCACTGTCAAGCCTTAAAAACCAAAGCCAGACTGCAACATTTTAGTAGCCTACCTAGCTAGGCATGTCTGTCTGTAAACGTTCCCATCCGCTATGCGCTGTAAACAAGCAAGCGCATCAGGCTGTAATTTCAGAAAGTAGATGATTCAATTTGATTATTATATTCGCTTGTGTTTGACACTTGTGCTAGCCAATTTGCCACGTTATGACTGACTTTTGATCATTGCCCTTgatagtttgattgtattgacatacCAAGCCTTAGTTACAGTCGTCCATTTGTCAAAATATTGAGCCATTtaaactgaaacagtgcatccaATGGGTGAATGCAGCAAAAAAATGGGCCAGACCATctgatagcaatattttttgGACTACCAGGAAATATATTTGTGAATTATATTAATAATGCATTGAACTCCTtccaaatacagttgaagtcagaattttacattcactcaggttggagtcattagaacCTGTTTgtcaaccactacacaaatttcttgttaacaaactatagttttggcaagtcggttaggatatctactttgtgcaagtaatttttccaacaattgtttacagacagattatttaacttgtaATTTACTGtgtcacatttccagtgggtcagaagtttacatacactaagttgactgtgcctttaaacagcttcgaAAAATccaagaagcttctgataggctaattgaaatcatttgcctctttgcttgacatcataggaaaatcaaaagaagtcagccaagacttcagaaaaaaatgtgtagacctccacaattctggttcatccttgggagcaatttctaaatgcctgaaggtaccacgttcctctgtacaaacaatagtatgcaagtataaaaaccatgggaccacgcagccgtcataccgctcaggaaggagatgcattctgtctcctagagatgaacgtacttttgtaCGATAaaagcaaatcaatcccagaacaacagcaaagtaccttgtgaagatgctggaggattcaggtacaaaagtatctatatccacagtaaaacgagtcctatatcgacataaattgaaaggccgctcagcaaggaagaagccactgctccaaaaccgccataaaaaaagccagactacggtttgcaactgcacatggggacaaatatcatactttttggagaaatgtcctctggtctgatgaaacaaaaataattgtttggccataaagaccattgttatgtttggaggaaaaaatgggaggcttgcaagccgaagaacaccatctcaaccatgaagcacgggggtggcagcatcatgttgtgggaacTATTTgttgcaggaggaactggtgcacttcaggaaatagatgtcaggaattgtgtaaaactgagtttaaatgtatttggctaaggtgaatgtaaacttcaactgtattctgCCAACAATGTGTAATTATAAGTCATGGAATTTTGATTAAAAtataacctatttttaaaacGTCTTATTAAGTTGGTTTTGAAGCATAAACTGGGAATGTCATATGCAAAGTAGTTcaaacgctgtcagttccactttaagatACCTCTTGATGTGCAGAAACAGACAAAGAAACAAAAGGCTTGCATGCATTTGAACCTGGATGCTGGACATAAACTCTCATACCAGATTTCTGAGCAGCTCACACCCAAGTCCTCCAGCTCCAATGACCAGGATCTTGCATGTCTCCAATAAAAACCCAAGGGACTGAGAGCATAAAAGAGTTGGTTTGGTGAATGATTATCTCTATCCCCTAAATGAAGGAAATGTTATTAGTTATCTATTTGTTATTTCTTCCTTACCTCAATGCTTGGCTCAAAGTCAGGATGAGTGAATGGGCCGGGTCTCTCAAGGAACTTCTTCACATGGTTCCATCGGCCATcccagtctctactgtctccATCTACAGCCATTCTGCACACAGAGAACACACGGTGCTCTTCTGCACATATCAATGAGAAATCATTCAAACCTTTACAAGTTTGATGAGTCAAAATgagatagctagctaggtagaCACAGGTCTGTGTACATTAATATCATGATGATTCCCCTagtataactagctagctagtaccTAATCAATTTTTCGATTATCATGTGTGAAAATTCAGGCTACAGATTTCATCATTGGCAGCAGATGTTGCTGCTGCTAACTAGCTAATAGAAACTAGCTGGCAACCATAATAGCTCTCCAAAACTATAGGTGGCATTCTGAATTATCCCTACTACAGTTCTCAGCAGTTAGCGTCTCCCATGACTGGCTCACGTGAACTACAATCCCAACACTGTTTTAAAAGGTGTACTAAGCAGAATTTGCTCCTCCAATTTCTGGtcgctaaaattctaatagttttaGTTTGTG contains:
- the LOC135559330 gene encoding NEDD8-activating enzyme E1 catalytic subunit-like: MADAEEPEKKRTKIEELTEKMAVDGDSRDWDGRWNHVKKFLERPGPFTHPDFEPSIESLGFLLETCKILVIGAGGLGCELLRNLYAMLRSASCATTDSGIESSRAMTSQPAMTGRPIRRSTIGPASSGLGECLAGRDVLVSSRSSDSCGGSCAVHADTITRCMVFPPTHWCGWLPGLYFCLFLVRAFSYPQPLPPTPPQTDGVGLDGDNPEHIHCVFQRAQERAVDYSITGVTYRLTQGVVKRIIPAVASTNAVIAAACSTEVFKMASSTYIPLNNYLVFNIVDGLYTYTFEAERKENCSACSQVPQDLQFPPSAKLQEVLEYLTENASLQMKSPAITATLDGKNKTLYLQTIASIEERTRPNLCKTLKELGLSEGQELAVADVTTPQTVLFKLKLTS